In the Nerophis ophidion isolate RoL-2023_Sa linkage group LG19, RoL_Noph_v1.0, whole genome shotgun sequence genome, one interval contains:
- the dnajb2 gene encoding dnaJ homolog subfamily B member 2 isoform X2 has protein sequence MVDYYTVLGVSRTSTQDDIKKAYRKLALKWHPDKNPDNKEEAEKKFKEVAEAYEVLSDQSKREAYDRYGSDRMTHSGSYGSDFSPDFPGFNFTFRSPDEVFREFFGGQDPFASFFDDFPPFGGPSSRMAPNRFFSFPSAGAEFTSMGAFPNMGGGNFKSVSTSTRIVNGKRTTTKKIKENGQERTEMEEDGVLKAVLINGVEDDLALALELSKRDGRQHQASSIQGRSPLDAGRTWSEPHSAGAQRSFSSAPFYHYGSQRDEDDEDLQMALACSLSEMEAQQRSAAPDLISDSDFKAFTS, from the exons ATGGTGGATTACTACACCGTCTTGGGAGTTTCCAGAACGTCCACTCAGGATGACATCAAGAAGGC CTACAGGAAGCTGGCACTGaagtggcatcctgacaagaATCCCGACAACAAGGAGGAAGCAGAGAAGAAGTTCAAGGAAGTGGCGGAGGCGTACGAAGTTCTCTCCGACC AGAGCAAACGTGAGGCCTACGACCGATACGGGAGTGACAGGATGACACACTCAG GCTCGTACGGCTCAGACTTCTCTCCAGACTTCCCAGGGTTCAACTTCACATTCCGCAGCCCCGATGAGGTTTTCCGAGAGTTCTTTGGTGGCCAGGATCCCTTTGCCAGTTTCTTCG ATGACTTCCCGCCCTTCGGGGGCCCGTCGTCCCGCATGGCGCCCAATCGCTTCTTCTCCTTCCCTTCAGCAGGAG CCGAATTCACCTCCATGGGGGCCTTCCCCAACATGGGGGGAGGCAACTTCAAGTCCGTGTCCACGTCCACGCGCATCGTCAACGGCAAGCGCACCACCACCAAGAA GATTAAGGAGAACGGCCAGGAAAGAACGGAGATGGAGGAAGATGGCGTCCTCAAGGCTGTGCTGATTAACG GTGTGGAGGACGACCTGGCTCTCGCTCTGGAGCTCAGCAAGCGAGACGGCCGCCAGCATCAGGCGTCCTCAATCCAGGGCCGGTCGCCGCTGGACGCCGGGAGGACCTGGTCCGAGCCGCATTCTGCCGGCGCGCAGCGCTCCTTTAGCTCCGCCCCCTTCTACCACTACGGCAGCCAGCGAGACGAGGACGACGAAGACCTGCAGATGGCGTTGGCGTGCAGCCTGTCAGAAATGGAGGCCCAGCAGAGAAGCGCTGCTCCCGACCTCATATCAG
- the dnajb2 gene encoding dnaJ homolog subfamily B member 2 isoform X4, translating into MVVYYTVLGVSRTSTQDDIKKAYRKLALKWHPDKNPDNKEEAEKKFKEVAEAYEVLSDQSKREAYDRYGSDRMTHSGSYGSDFSPDFPGFNFTFRSPDEVFREFFGGQDPFASFFDDFPPFGGPSSRMAPNRFFSFPSAGAEFTSMGAFPNMGGGNFKSVSTSTRIVNGKRTTTKKIKENGQERTEMEEDGVLKAVLINGVEDDLALALELSKRDGRQHQASSIQGRSPLDAGRTWSEPHSAGAQRSFSSAPFYHYGSQRDEDDEDLQMALACSLSEMEAQQRSAAPDLISDSDFKAFTS; encoded by the exons ATGGTGGTTTACTACACCGTCTTGGGAGTTTCCAGAACGTCCACTCAGGATGACATCAAGAAGGC CTACAGGAAGCTGGCACTGaagtggcatcctgacaagaATCCCGACAACAAGGAGGAAGCAGAGAAGAAGTTCAAGGAAGTGGCGGAGGCGTACGAAGTTCTCTCCGACC AGAGCAAACGTGAGGCCTACGACCGATACGGGAGTGACAGGATGACACACTCAG GCTCGTACGGCTCAGACTTCTCTCCAGACTTCCCAGGGTTCAACTTCACATTCCGCAGCCCCGATGAGGTTTTCCGAGAGTTCTTTGGTGGCCAGGATCCCTTTGCCAGTTTCTTCG ATGACTTCCCGCCCTTCGGGGGCCCGTCGTCCCGCATGGCGCCCAATCGCTTCTTCTCCTTCCCTTCAGCAGGAG CCGAATTCACCTCCATGGGGGCCTTCCCCAACATGGGGGGAGGCAACTTCAAGTCCGTGTCCACGTCCACGCGCATCGTCAACGGCAAGCGCACCACCACCAAGAA GATTAAGGAGAACGGCCAGGAAAGAACGGAGATGGAGGAAGATGGCGTCCTCAAGGCTGTGCTGATTAACG GTGTGGAGGACGACCTGGCTCTCGCTCTGGAGCTCAGCAAGCGAGACGGCCGCCAGCATCAGGCGTCCTCAATCCAGGGCCGGTCGCCGCTGGACGCCGGGAGGACCTGGTCCGAGCCGCATTCTGCCGGCGCGCAGCGCTCCTTTAGCTCCGCCCCCTTCTACCACTACGGCAGCCAGCGAGACGAGGACGACGAAGACCTGCAGATGGCGTTGGCGTGCAGCCTGTCAGAAATGGAGGCCCAGCAGAGAAGCGCTGCTCCCGACCTCATATCAG
- the dnajb2 gene encoding dnaJ homolog subfamily B member 2 isoform X1, translated as MKNIDEMVDYYTVLGVSRTSTQDDIKKAYRKLALKWHPDKNPDNKEEAEKKFKEVAEAYEVLSDQSKREAYDRYGSDRMTHSGSYGSDFSPDFPGFNFTFRSPDEVFREFFGGQDPFASFFDDFPPFGGPSSRMAPNRFFSFPSAGAEFTSMGAFPNMGGGNFKSVSTSTRIVNGKRTTTKKIKENGQERTEMEEDGVLKAVLINGVEDDLALALELSKRDGRQHQASSIQGRSPLDAGRTWSEPHSAGAQRSFSSAPFYHYGSQRDEDDEDLQMALACSLSEMEAQQRSAAPDLISDSDFKAFTS; from the exons ATGAAGAATATTGACGAAATGGTGGATTACTACACCGTCTTGGGAGTTTCCAGAACGTCCACTCAGGATGACATCAAGAAGGC CTACAGGAAGCTGGCACTGaagtggcatcctgacaagaATCCCGACAACAAGGAGGAAGCAGAGAAGAAGTTCAAGGAAGTGGCGGAGGCGTACGAAGTTCTCTCCGACC AGAGCAAACGTGAGGCCTACGACCGATACGGGAGTGACAGGATGACACACTCAG GCTCGTACGGCTCAGACTTCTCTCCAGACTTCCCAGGGTTCAACTTCACATTCCGCAGCCCCGATGAGGTTTTCCGAGAGTTCTTTGGTGGCCAGGATCCCTTTGCCAGTTTCTTCG ATGACTTCCCGCCCTTCGGGGGCCCGTCGTCCCGCATGGCGCCCAATCGCTTCTTCTCCTTCCCTTCAGCAGGAG CCGAATTCACCTCCATGGGGGCCTTCCCCAACATGGGGGGAGGCAACTTCAAGTCCGTGTCCACGTCCACGCGCATCGTCAACGGCAAGCGCACCACCACCAAGAA GATTAAGGAGAACGGCCAGGAAAGAACGGAGATGGAGGAAGATGGCGTCCTCAAGGCTGTGCTGATTAACG GTGTGGAGGACGACCTGGCTCTCGCTCTGGAGCTCAGCAAGCGAGACGGCCGCCAGCATCAGGCGTCCTCAATCCAGGGCCGGTCGCCGCTGGACGCCGGGAGGACCTGGTCCGAGCCGCATTCTGCCGGCGCGCAGCGCTCCTTTAGCTCCGCCCCCTTCTACCACTACGGCAGCCAGCGAGACGAGGACGACGAAGACCTGCAGATGGCGTTGGCGTGCAGCCTGTCAGAAATGGAGGCCCAGCAGAGAAGCGCTGCTCCCGACCTCATATCAG
- the dnajb2 gene encoding dnaJ homolog subfamily B member 2 isoform X3, which translates to MVDYYTVLGIFRTSTQDDNKKAYRKLALKWHPDKNPDNKEEAEKKFKEVAEAYEVLSDQSKREAYDRYGSDRMTHSGSYGSDFSPDFPGFNFTFRSPDEVFREFFGGQDPFASFFDDFPPFGGPSSRMAPNRFFSFPSAGAEFTSMGAFPNMGGGNFKSVSTSTRIVNGKRTTTKKIKENGQERTEMEEDGVLKAVLINGVEDDLALALELSKRDGRQHQASSIQGRSPLDAGRTWSEPHSAGAQRSFSSAPFYHYGSQRDEDDEDLQMALACSLSEMEAQQRSAAPDLISDSDFKAFTS; encoded by the exons ATGGTGGATTACTACACCGTCTTGGGAATTTTCAGAACGTCCACTCAGGATGACAACAAGAAGGC CTACAGGAAGCTGGCACTGaagtggcatcctgacaagaATCCCGACAACAAGGAGGAAGCAGAGAAGAAGTTCAAGGAAGTGGCGGAGGCGTACGAAGTTCTCTCCGACC AGAGCAAACGTGAGGCCTACGACCGATACGGGAGTGACAGGATGACACACTCAG GCTCGTACGGCTCAGACTTCTCTCCAGACTTCCCAGGGTTCAACTTCACATTCCGCAGCCCCGATGAGGTTTTCCGAGAGTTCTTTGGTGGCCAGGATCCCTTTGCCAGTTTCTTCG ATGACTTCCCGCCCTTCGGGGGCCCGTCGTCCCGCATGGCGCCCAATCGCTTCTTCTCCTTCCCTTCAGCAGGAG CCGAATTCACCTCCATGGGGGCCTTCCCCAACATGGGGGGAGGCAACTTCAAGTCCGTGTCCACGTCCACGCGCATCGTCAACGGCAAGCGCACCACCACCAAGAA GATTAAGGAGAACGGCCAGGAAAGAACGGAGATGGAGGAAGATGGCGTCCTCAAGGCTGTGCTGATTAACG GTGTGGAGGACGACCTGGCTCTCGCTCTGGAGCTCAGCAAGCGAGACGGCCGCCAGCATCAGGCGTCCTCAATCCAGGGCCGGTCGCCGCTGGACGCCGGGAGGACCTGGTCCGAGCCGCATTCTGCCGGCGCGCAGCGCTCCTTTAGCTCCGCCCCCTTCTACCACTACGGCAGCCAGCGAGACGAGGACGACGAAGACCTGCAGATGGCGTTGGCGTGCAGCCTGTCAGAAATGGAGGCCCAGCAGAGAAGCGCTGCTCCCGACCTCATATCAG